The genomic stretch TTACATTCAACGCAAACGAGAATGAAATCAGAGAAAGGTATATTTCTCTGGCAAAGCAGCATCACCCCGATCACATAGAAGACAAAACAGGCTTGTCCTGGAGAAAAGCCAACGACAGATTCGCAGAGATAACAAGGGCATACAAAACTCTTATCGACAGGGACAAAAGAAGGGAATACGACAGGAAATTGTCGGGGGAAGTGGATAAAAGCCTTGTGATCCAAGCAAAAAATATTTATGTCCAGACCCGAAACGCCGTTAAAACCAAGAACTGGCCGGCGGCTGAATCACTGATAAACGCCGCAATAAAGATACACAAAAAAAACGAATACCTTGTTTACCTCTCCATGATCAGGATCGCTATGGGGAAAGATGTCTTGAAAAATCTCGAATCGATACAGAGATCATTGAAAGACCGTATTTTCGAAGGTTTTTACCATGCCATTTACGCTTGGTCTCTATATTCAATGAGAAGATTCGACGAAGCCGCGCTTTCTTTAAACGAAGCTTTCAAATGGGATCCGGAGTGTCTTGAAGCAATCGACTTAAGAGATATCATGGAAGTTGACGGTTTCTCAAAAACAAAAAAAGGGGTTTTTGGAAAAGTCAGAAATATTTTTAAAAAAGAGTGATTTTTTCAGAGAAAGCATCGCTTTTTGGTTTTTTTTGTCTTCTTGTTTAGGTGTCTACTTTGCCGGTATATTGTTCCCAATAAAATTTGCCGTATGTTTGTTTCTGTTTTTTATTTCTTTGGGAATCATTTTCATCCTGAAGAACTGGTATTTTCTTTCGAGGCTTTCCTTGTTGGCGGCGAGTGTTTTTGTATTCACTCTCTGGGGGTATTATAAGATTCCACAAAGACATTTCCACCAAAACGGAAGAAATTGCGTAATCACCGGCAGGATAAACACTGTTTCGAGAAAGAGCATTAAACTATCTGTGGAATCGGTCAATGGTGAAAAGGATGATTTCGCTGTTTGCCTATTCGCCGACAGGGGTTTTGAAGACGGACAGAAGATAACCGCCTACGGCAGTTTTGCCCCTTTACCCTTCGCGACAAACCCCCATCAGTTCGACTACGGCAGATTTCTCGTAGAAAACTCTATTTCCGCGATTTTTTATTGCGACAGTGTTTTTGTGAACTCGCGAAGTTCATTTCCTATTGACTTGATGAGAAACTGGATAAGGGAAAAAATTACTGATGAATTCGCCCAGGACAGAGACCTGATGTCTTTAGCCCTGACTGTTACCATTGGCGACAGGATGGAAATGACCGAAGACGTCAGAGAAGATTTTTTGAGGACAGGCACTTCCCATGTTCTTGCTATAAGCGGGCTTCACACAGGTATATTCCTGTCGATTCTTCTGACTACAGCTTCGGCGCTAGGGGTAAAGAGAAAAATCTCCTACATTTTCGCAATTTTTGCGCTTATTGTATTTTTAAAACTGACAGGAGGACAGCCATCGGTCTTCAGAGCATGCGTCGGCTCTACAGTCTTTTTGTGCGGGTCCCTTTTTGAGAGAAACAGAAATCCTTACCAGATACTTGGCTTGGCAGGGCTCTTTATTTTGGCGTTGAACCCTCTGACTCTTTGGAATCCCGGTTTTCAAATGTCTTTCTCGAGTGTTCTCGGAATCATCGTTTTTATGCCTCAAGTATCCCGATTCTTGAAAAAATTTTCCTATCCTGTTAAATACATCTTCATGGCGGCACTTCTTGTCATCACGATAAACATCTGCCTTTTGCCTATCACTTCGACGACCTACGGCAAATTTTACTTGTTTTCTCCTCTGGCGAATCTGCTGATAATACCTTTTCTTTATTTGTTTATCACGGCGATGCTGTTGTTTCTATTTTTTTCGGCTATTCCGCTGTTTTCAGCGGCGGTATGGTTTTTCGGCAAGTCGATTTTGTTTGTATCGAGTCTTTTCGCGATTTCTTCACCTGGTTTTCGCGTGCCGCCATACACCTTCTTAGAAACATTGTTTTTCGTTTTGTGTCTTGCGCTTTTGAAGATTTCATTAACCAGAAGGGTTTATTTAAGGTATTTTCTGATGCTGACAGCTCTATTTTTGGCGTTTTTTTTCTCAAGAAGAATATTTTTCGATAAATCCTATGTTCTCTTCTTTGATGTTGGGCAGGGGAACGCGTGTCTTATCCATTCGAGATTTGGGCAAAATATGCTAATCGATGCCGGAAGAAGCGAAGTGAAAGCTCGGGGGATTGTCAATTACTCAAGTCTTGAACTCTTGGGCTCTCTGGACGCTGTCGTCGCAACACACCAGGACTTGGACCATATAGGCGGAATGGAAATCGTTGTATCATCGGTCGATCCTGATTTTGTATTTTTTAACGGTGTGTTGAAAACAAGGGATTCACTATCCTCTTTTATGATAGCTTCAGGGGATAAATTGTCGATTTTAGCTCGCGGGGATTCTTTCTCTTTGGGGGATTTCTCTTTTGCAGTTTTATCCCCCGACAGAAAACTATTGCCAGA from candidate division WOR-3 bacterium encodes the following:
- a CDS encoding DNA internalization-related competence protein ComEC/Rec2 gives rise to the protein MGIIFILKNWYFLSRLSLLAASVFVFTLWGYYKIPQRHFHQNGRNCVITGRINTVSRKSIKLSVESVNGEKDDFAVCLFADRGFEDGQKITAYGSFAPLPFATNPHQFDYGRFLVENSISAIFYCDSVFVNSRSSFPIDLMRNWIREKITDEFAQDRDLMSLALTVTIGDRMEMTEDVREDFLRTGTSHVLAISGLHTGIFLSILLTTASALGVKRKISYIFAIFALIVFLKLTGGQPSVFRACVGSTVFLCGSLFERNRNPYQILGLAGLFILALNPLTLWNPGFQMSFSSVLGIIVFMPQVSRFLKKFSYPVKYIFMAALLVITINICLLPITSTTYGKFYLFSPLANLLIIPFLYLFITAMLLFLFFSAIPLFSAAVWFFGKSILFVSSLFAISSPGFRVPPYTFLETLFFVLCLALLKISLTRRVYLRYFLMLTALFLAFFFSRRIFFDKSYVLFFDVGQGNACLIHSRFGQNMLIDAGRSEVKARGIVNYSSLELLGSLDAVVATHQDLDHIGGMEIVVSSVDPDFVFFNGVLKTRDSLSSFMIASGDKLSILARGDSFSLGDFSFAVLSPDRKLLPEYSSSQNEHSIFLRAVCGKTLFVLPGDRPLMTIEKPDYYDKRILLISHHGDGRANPFGVIESIAPYFSVISVGENNTYGHPSESLLLFLSRSNIHTLRTDMDGAIKITLPEVSVKCYNGRSYLWHFSREEIFN
- a CDS encoding DnaJ domain-containing protein encodes the protein MEDFYEILGVTFNANENEIRERYISLAKQHHPDHIEDKTGLSWRKANDRFAEITRAYKTLIDRDKRREYDRKLSGEVDKSLVIQAKNIYVQTRNAVKTKNWPAAESLINAAIKIHKKNEYLVYLSMIRIAMGKDVLKNLESIQRSLKDRIFEGFYHAIYAWSLYSMRRFDEAALSLNEAFKWDPECLEAIDLRDIMEVDGFSKTKKGVFGKVRNIFKKE